TCAAATTGAATAATAAATTACCTAACAAAATGAACATGAAAAAAATTGTGAAACAAAGGCTAAATAAAAGTTTGAAGAGGAAAAAAAGTGGAAACAATGGAAGTTGgtggttgttttttttttaagggggggagTTGGGGGGGGGGGTGCATACTTTGCATTTCTTACCCTCAAttgcatcaaaataaaattcagtaAGTCGAATATATCTAATATTGGATCATTTCAAATTTAGGACTACCAGACAACAAAGATTAAGATGGCAAAGTAAGAGGGTTTATTAAGGGACATAAGGAATATGACATTGAGCTGCTCCTATTGATTGTGGGGAACAAAATATCAACAATACCATCGTTGAGAATTGGATAACGTGGCAGTACTCATGGAGTGAATTAAATTAAGCTACGGACTGCAATGAAATAAATGCATCCAGTAAATTCCTTATTATTATGCAGCATTGGAAATTTAAAGCATGCGATGAATGGATGTCACATGCTTGAAAACATACCATATCGAAACCACAGGCTGATCCATAAGTAAATTATGTTATAGCTCCCATGATCAGATCAAAGCACAAAATTTAAAAGTGCCTTGCTCATAGAACCTTTAAAAAGATGATctcgaaaaaaataaataaataagcaaCCTGAAGACATAGTatataaattaaagaaaaatatggcTTCTATAATAAtctaacaaacaaaaaaaaaagtaaaataaatcgGTCCCTGATTGGAAAAGGAATGATGTAAACATAAATAGAGATTCCAGCAAATAGGAAATCAGAAACTCTAGAAACTACAAGACAACATAAACAAAACCCTAGCATcaactaaaaaagaaaaaagaattgataaaaataaagagaGTAAGATTGACCTAAACCCTCTAAGCCCTGCAGCAGAAGAGGGCACTAACCCACATTGAGGCCGCCAAACCTAAATCTCGACCTGATCAAGAAACAAAGCCCAGCAAcaaaccaccccccccccccccaaaaccaacaaaaaaaaaaaagaaaaaaaaatcaaatctaacaCCATAACCGCATCGCAGATAAAGGGGGGAAACTTCAGAATAAGAGGGGGGATTCAAGGTACCGTTTCTCAACCCGATGCTGGATTCCTCGGTGTTAATGTTGTAAAGGATCCCCTCGTATCTGATCTCGCTCTTGGAGGTCAAGCTTATCAGGCTCCCGATGTAGGAGTCGGCCGACGGCCCCCCGGATCTCGAGGCCTCCGCTGCCATGGCCTCGCCAAATCGCACGCCACGAACAACTCGCAGAAAgacgaagaaaaaagagaagaaaggagagatggGCCTTTGTGAACAGGGTAGAGAGGAAGAGGGCGAGACGGGACGTGAGGGTTAGAGAGAAAACCCTTTCAGCTTTTCCTTCTGCTCTACCGCTGGGTTTTTTTTTATGACTCCCCTAGGGTGCCTTTTATACACTTCCCCACCTATAATACTACTAGATTTTTTTTCGTGGGGGTTACAAATTGGATTTATGTTTATTCACCGGCTCTATTTCCTTTTCCCGGCTGGTCGTTGATTTGTTATGGTGAACCCAAAGACTTATTAGTGCGACATGCATGGGTACCATATCACACATTTTTTTTTACCCACCAAGGTGTATATTATACTGATCATATGTTTtatagaagtttttttttttttttcttgacttgGAATATTAGTGATTTCTCTTATTACGAGGATAATGGTGCCTATCTAAGGGGTTGGATTGAAAATTTGATAAGATTTATGGATTACATTTAAATATGATCCTATATCGACTAAATATTATTCAATCCAAATTCTCTAAAAAtaatctttatatatttttttcttcatctaaaAGATAGGATTTGAACTTAGTTTGAAACGCTCTTAAAAAATACAAGCTGGATGAACTAAGAGACTCAATTCCTATaagatttttaattcaattctaaAGAAATATCCAAACATGTCTTAATCTACGATTAAATTTTATGGTAAGTGAAAATAAGACTATACAATATTAAAGGGTTTGGGTAATGGGTCAGATCTGTCAAAGGCAATTAGGAATGGCAGTTATAGCCGACCCATTAGgtatccaatcaaattcaatctAAATGGAATGGATTTtatctaacttaattaaaatatgaGGTGGGTATAGATTCCAGATAAAATATTCGAAGCATGTGCAGGCTAGATATGCATAATCATATTGCCCCATCCCTAAATCCAATCCGATATAATCTTAATCTAAATTCCTCATTTCAaagttttaattattttagaatgTTTGTATGATGAGTTCCTTATCCAACCCATCCCGACCCATCCTGTCTTATCAATCGGCTTGAGGCGAATACATAGTGGATATGGATATAGGGTTTTTAATTATAGAGCGGATATGGATATTGGTCAATCGAATCCATACCCAACCTGCTACCATCTCTAGGAGCAATGATGGCATATATAATTGGATTGTATGCATCACATGGACCTTCGATGTGGGCTCAATGATGGTGCATGTTCTGTTTATGATGCATTTACTTAATCATGCTTCATGTTAAAATTTGTATGAAGTCATAAATTAGACTTCAATCATAATTCATTtgatgagatgtatttttttatgCGACGGAAGTAGAAAATGTGTCATATTCCATGGTGCCTTGTGGAACCTCATCTACTATAAGTTTTTGGTATAatcacaaaataaatttttatatgcaagCTAATTGGCACCTTCGACATTTGTTTATATGTTATTGTTCCTAATGGCTTGTTTTTTATTAACTCACAATGTAAGGATAATTCTTTATCCACCTCATCTGGTGGAGATAAAATACACCACTTCACCATGTGAGGCCACGTAGCATAATTAATAAAGGAACGGGCATTTAATgcatctccatttttttttctcaatttttttttgatcaaaatactcTTTCTTTGAATGTTATGACATCCCAAATAATGTTTAtgacatcttgtttctttttcATATAATATGACAGGATATCATAAGATATATCCAgatattatactattattatgatatcctattattttttataatatcttgaTAACTATATATAAGATGCAATAGGATGTCACAGGATGCaataaatatcatattattattaagATGTCCTGTTATATTTTATAACATcctgataattatttatagaatgtAATATGATGTCATAAGATGCATCAATATGTCATACCATTATTACGGTGTTCTGTTATTTTTATGACATCCCAAAAATTATGTATAGTGTTATtgtcaatcccctcgtcgcctgtcatcgagaacgagcacctgcaaaatgaagttcaCACTGACCGGAGTtgtctccgacggagaccctccgatgcttaagtcaaagagAGAGACTGGACAACAGTAGAACGACAGAGCTCAGCGTCAAAAGATGGCTTACCGAAATTATTGCcttaccccctttttatagagtagatggTCGTAACCGTCCGATATAGTCCCGCATTTAGTGGCGTAGAATCACAAGGCAGTAATCTCACAATGGGTTGTTAGTTCTCATGGATTACGCTGCGATATCAGTGGAGTAACTGTCCGTgatggttatgatatatttgaatgagtcggcTGACTATGCGTCGGGGGTCAGTTGTCAgttagtaactctgaaataccgacGGTCGAAGCAGTCTGTTATCTGTAGAGTCCAAGCATTGACCGCTTATCGATCTGGATCGGTAAAGGAGATTCCGTTGGTCGGTTGAAAGTAGTGTCGGTCTGCTCAACCGACATATAGTCAGTAGTCGCTTTCAAAGTCGTCTGTTTATTTGGTGGGTCAGAGTCAGATGTCGGTCGGACTGTTTCGAAGATTGGTCGGCAAATGAGGACCAGTCGATCACGTGCGTCATCGCGTGGTCGCTACGTGGTCGGTCACTTTGGACGAAAAGAGTGGTTATTCGTCATGTCGAGTCTCGATTTTATCATCATATTCTCCAGAATACGGCCGATCATCCTCTTTGTCGTCCTTGAACTGTCGTATCGGCAGAGAGATCTGGTGTCAGGCGTCATTTGCGGAAGGTGAGCCAGCACCAGTTGTTATATCGAGAAGGCGAACTGGCGTCACGCGATTCAACTCTGGCTTATAGATTCCCACCACGTGTCGGGACATCATTGGGTTGGAGTTGTTCacacggatggaggtgacgtggttcAATCTGGTGCAAGTGCATCGAACAGTCGGACCGGTGATGGGCTCAGATGTTGCCACGCGTCGTCATGTGGCATGGCTTCAATCTGGCCGCTTTCATCCAATCTATCGGGCATCCTCTATATAAAAAGGCTCTGTCAGTCAGGTACTCATCCCTCATTTTGTCTTTTCTGGAAAGAGGGCTTTGTTAGAGAGCAGCTTTTGAGCAAAAATCGCCTCTTGTCGCTTTTCTTAGTCCagattttttgagtatttttgatGAGTGAGGTTGTCACAGGGGGTGGTCGATCATGGATTTCGACCGACGACTCCTTGTCGGACTCGAAGGCTTTTCCGTTATGAGGTCTAACCATTAGTCGGTTTTGGAAGTGGCATCATGCTTCAAGCCAATGTCAGCTTTTTACTCCTGGTGCCGATGGTGGAGTTGACGATCCATTTTTGTGTATCCCATATCCCCGTCTCAGCTGCATGATTAAAGTCATTTTCGTCGATGGACGAAAATCTGAAGCCTCCCCTAGCTCCTCTTCCGAGGAGAGTGCGGCCGCTGCCCGAATTTTGTCGAGGATGGTTCGATCGTTGGTCGTACTCTGAAATCCTTTTCTAACTCCAGTTTTCGATCGAGCTCCAACCAGGAGGGTGCGGTCGTTAACTGCATTCTCCATGTAAAAGTGGATCAGGCTGCTGATGTGGTTGGCCAGGCTGCATGATCAGCCAACCATCTTCGCGGTCTGACCCGATGTGTAGCTCCCAAGCTGGAAGATGAAATTTATTAGAGATGAAGATCCAAGATAGACCTGTCAGTTCTTCGGTGGAATGAAGATTAGTCGGTgcctttgatttttctttttgtatgaTCGGACTccgatccaattttgtaactccTCTTTTTGATAATAAAAGTTCTTTTCTGAAATACTTTCTTGTGTCGTTGAATTTGTAGCATTTGCTTGTTGATCCATCTTTGAAAGTAGATGGTAGATCCGACTATTTCGCAGGTTTTGTGGAATCTGCTAGTCGAGCGATGTCCGACGTATTTGGTTAGGATAACGATGGTAAGTTAAATATCCGTCGCCCGGACTTTGGTCGGGCTCATACATCGCGTTgtctgataaacggtggcaagccgaatatccctcgtctGGCCGTGGCTATGTCGGTATAATTCCAATCCGACCttggtcgtcttggcattttacCTTTGTTAGTTAATGCTAAGTCGGCAAATCAGCCAGCTGCTTGGATTGTGAGCTGACTATGGGGGAGCGCGGCTTTTACAGAGATCTTTGTTGCCGATGTTGGCCTCCTGTTGATGTTGATAATCCCTCGACCAGTCGTGGCCATGTCAGTGTAGTTCCAATCCGACCttggtcgtcttggcattttgcctttcttagttgatactaAGTCAGTAAATTAGCCAGCTGCTTCGATGGAGAGCTGACCATGGGGGCAACGCGGCTTTTGTAGAGAGAATTTGCGTCGATGGCGCTGGCTTCCAGTTGAAGTTGATAGATCAGTTCTTTAGAAAAATCGGTATGTCGTCGGTGTCGAGAGTCGATCCTCTGACTTTCACAGTGAAAATCGAAGTATATTCGGGGTCGAAATCGTCGATCttctggcttttacagtgaaagctgaAGTATATTCGGTGTTGCTTTAAAATCATAGTCGGGATGTCGGCTTTTGCAAGAAGACTGAAATATACTCGACACCGAAGCAGTTGATTCTCCGAGTGGTTGCATTCGGAAAAAAATCTTATTAGCTAGTTGTCGAAGCAACAACAGCATCGTAGTGAGGAGTTTGAATTTCTCGAACATCATCTTCTAAGAGAGTTATTACATTATGGAGCTGCAGTCGCTTCGTCGACTCCTCGTCGGAAGTTGCCTCCCGATCCAGccgtctggagatcatgttgatgactcccacAGTCGGTTGGTTATTCACAGCTTCCTCAGTTCGCTGAAGTCGTCGATCGGCAAGAGGTTGAGTCGATAGGTCCCTCtgatattttttgaggtagccttaTCGAATCAGGatctctatctcatccctgagctggatgcattattcggtatcgtgaccatgatcacgATAGAACCAACAATACTTCTTCCGATCGTGGCTCCTCGACGGCACTCTCATCTGTGGAGGGTGTTGTAGGTATTCTATTCCTTCGATCTCCATAAGAATATGCATACaaagagcagagagaggagtgtaggagtcgtacctaTCGTAGTTCGACCTCAGACTCCGTCGTCGAGGCGAAGTTCGTTCATCGGTaggtggccgacttgattcaaccggagcttcttctttcttctatttcttcttcttcttaccctTGCCTTTTGTCTGGCGTCGGTTAGAAGCCCCTTCATCCGCgtgcatgtatttgtatgcgTACTTCAAGAATTCAGCATACGTCCGAAGGAGGGTCTTATCCAGTGAGTACGTGAATCGGGACCCcttcagacctcttttcatgatCAATATGGCCATGTATtcgttgaggtccctgacctcaagtgtggctacGTTGAATCGGGCCACGAAATCTCAGAGTGTTTcggtctctccttgtttgatcgaaAAGAGACTATCCGAGGTTCATGGTGGCCTCTGACTGGTGTTGAAATGGATCACGAAGGAATATTTCAGCtgctcgaaggagtggatactttccgaccGAAGCCTAGAGTACCAGACCCGAGCAGCTTTTCGAAGTTGTAGCCGGGAAATCGATGCACAGAAGGGCATCGGTTGCTCCCTAgattatcatgagagccttgtagctctcgaggtgatcGATTGGCTCGGTGGAACCATCATagggctccacatgcggcatcttgaaccgagtcgGGATCGATTCGTTCAAAATAAgtagggagagaggttgggcggtataGAAATCGAAGTCGTTTGACGATTTCTGACCGTCTGTCTGGAGCTGGGTGAGTCGGcgatcgatttcttcgaacttacgtttGTAGTTCTCGAGCCGTTGACGGTGGGAGACCCTAGAGGTTGATCCTCCCGATGAATTAGAGGGAGAGACAGATAGTACTCACGGGCACTTTCTTTTCCTTACCCGATCCAACTAGGAAGGAGAAGGGCGCTGTGAATGGTGGGTGGTGCATCAAGAGTGCCGCGAGTGCCGCTGCTCATCCCATTGAGAGAGCCAAGATCGCCGCTCTGGTGGAGGAGACGGAGATCGTCATGGATGACGGCGGCTATGCTTGGAAGGTGCTGAATATGCCACCGATTACTCCACCGACGGTTGTGGTGGCTAGGCTTGctattgttggaggcttttgactgcctccATAAGGATGTTCATTTGTTGCACGATCGTAGCAATCTAAGCGTCTGTGGTAACCACGGGGTGTGGAGAATTGGGCTCCGCTGCCGCAGGCAGGGGAGGGGCCTCTTCTCGATGAAAAAGAGTGTCTCATCGAGCCGGTTGCCGTTGATCGTTGAGCTCTGATTCTCGTCATTGCGAGTTTTTTTTTTGCCGCTGTCTTCCTCCTTCCTGGCGCACCAATCTATTGCTGCTAATCCCCTCGTCATCTGTCGTCAGAAACGAGCATTTGCAAaacgaagtccacactgaccgaagtTGTCtctgacggggaccctccgatgcttaagtcagagagggagaCTGGACAACAGTAGAATGAGAATGGTGACAGAGCTCAGCGTCAAAAGATGGCTTAtcgaaactgttgccttaccccctttttatagagtagatggTCATAACCGTCAGATATGGTCCCACATTTAGCGACGTAGAATCATAGGACGGTAATCTCGCAATGGATTGTTGGTCCCCATGGATTACGCTGCGATATCAGTGGAGTAACCGTCCAtgacggttatgatatatttgaatgagtcggccGACTATGCGTCAGGGGTCGGTTGTCGGTTAGTAACTTTGAAATACCGACAGTAGAAGTAGTCTGTTGTCTGTAGAGTCCGAGCATCGACCGCTTACCGATCTGGATCGGTAAAGGAGGTTCGGTCGGTCGGTTGAAAGTAGTATCAGCCTGCTCAGCTGACATATAGTCGATAGTCGCTTTCAGGATCGTCCGTTTATTTGGTGGGTCAGAGTCGGGTATCGATCGAACTGTTCCGGAGATTGATCGGTAAATGGGGCCAGTCGGTTTTCCCCAACATATAGGATGTAATGAGATGTTATAGGATGCAACATGATGTCATATCATTGTTATGACATCTTGTTATTTTTTTATGACATCCTAATAATGATATATACTATATAGGATGCAATGGGATGTCATAGAATGCAACAGGATGTTATACTATTATTATGACGTTCtgttattttttatgacatcctaataattatatatatatatgatatcataGTATGATATAGGATGCAATATGATGCTGTACCATTATTATGCTGtcctattattttttatgataattcataattatttatAGGATGTCATATGATGCAACAGTATGTCATatcattattataatattttattattttttatgatgtctcGATAATTGTATATAGGATACAACGAATGTCGTATCATTATCATGATGTCTTATTATTTTTCATGACATCtcgataattatttataggatatAACAAAATGTCATACTATTACTATAAAGTtttgttattttttatgatattttgacgACCACATATAGGATGTTATACAATATAATAggatatcatattattattataatattttattattatctaTGACATTTCAATCAaatatgaataaaataaaataaaaaaaaatattttaattaaaaaattaaaaaaaattgaattgtaTTAAATACTTGCACCATATTAATTGCGCTATCTGATCCAACCCGACAAGGAATGTACTTATTTCTCCGCCAAGAGAGATGGATAAAAAATTTCTCCACCATGCAAAGTTATTGCTGGACTTTTATGGTCCCCTCCGGAACAACAATCTTGGATGAAGTAAGCTTCTATCTTAAACGTCTCTGGTTTAGTCACAATACGAATTTTAGCATGCAAACTAATTGGCATCTTGGACATCTTTTTTATGCTATTCTTGTTAGTAATTTGTTTCACATCAAATCACTGTATGTTCTTTCGCAGGAGCTTGAGAAAAGTCACATGAGAAGGCTGCATGTAAGTCACTTGAATGCAGGTGCTGCAAACACTATTATTTTCAAATAGTTAGATTTTGAATTATTGTAATGTCTAAACGAATacactggaaaaaaaaaaagaaaaaaaaaaagaaaaaaacagaaACAAAAACAACATGGTTTTGCCCCTCGAGAAGCTGAACCAAGATTATCTATTTTTCCAAGATCTTCCATTTTTCCAAGATCTTTGTAATGAGGAATGGAAGCATCCATTTGCAACAATAACACTCGTAAACAGCCATTAAACGGGCCTAAGCCATGCAAATATGCACGACAGAAAACTTATCTTCTTGTCACCTTTGTCTGTGATGTGACCCAAGCGCCCTATCTTATGCTTCTACTATACCTACTATGCTGTTTTAAACAGTTAGAAAGCGCAGATAAAGATCAGAATGACAAATTCTTCCCTTCTCCAATCTCAAAGAAAGGGGGAAAAAGGCAAAAGCCAAAAAACAAATTCCTCCCTTCCCAAACAAACACTCAGAAAAAAACAAGGTAAAGGGCAATCCAATACATAAAACTGCTCAAGTTTATCAATTATTTCTCAGTAAAAATTAACAGAATAACATTTCAAGGATAGAATCGAAGACCATTAGTTTAAAAGGCCTTCCTACAAGAATCCAGTTGGAGTAGTATTATTTGGTTCTGGTACATCATGATCTTCCTCTCCACTGCAGAAGAAATAGACTGACGAAGAGCCACCTTAATCCATTTCTATTCCCAGCTATAGCCTCCACTCCCTTGAACTAAAATGAATCAACTTCCTATCTTCCTTATCCAAAACTCCAGGACTCTATACCACACAAATATAAGAAAACAATTGCATTATGATAACCAGAAGATAGCTGAAAGCAACATGACAACAACACGATAACAAAACAATAGCAGCATGAAGACCAAAATGgcttaaaaagaaaaacaaacatcCTGAAGAATGAGGCAGCTCTTACAGTCGCTGAACACACCACCCCAATTCCATCTCTCAAATCCACCCCCTCATCCACAAATCAAAGCAGCTAAAGTTGCCAGACAAGGCTGCAAAATCTCTCGCCGAGACCTCACCACCAGAGGCTCCACCGTACCCTTTCTCCTAGCCACCTACTTCTGGTCATCCCAAGCCCAGGCCAACAGTGATGAACCAAGCACCAGCATTAGCTCCCCAGAAGCTGATTCCATGAAAAGTGACTGCACCAACCAACCAACcacaaagaaagcatttttggatgTCTCCATCGATGGAGAGCCGGCAGGCCGGATCATCATTGGGCTCTATGGTGACAGTACACCATTTGGGTCCTCCAGGTTTGCTTCTCTGGTGACTGGTGCTGCTGGAATTAGCTATCGAAGAAAGGAGTTTGTCAAGATCATGCCCAATTACATCCAGCATGGTGGGATCAGATCTTATGGTGCTGATGCCGAGCTCGCAGACAGGACTGGAAGCAATTTGGCAACAGACAGTTTGGTGTCAGAGTGGGAAGCAGCAAACAAGACATGCCCTGGAACAAAGAATATAGCTGGTTCGCTAGGAATTGTGATCAGGGACCCTGCAAAACCACCACCAAAGCTGAAACTGGTGGCAAGAAAAGGGAAGCTGGAGATTGATGAGGAGGAGGTTGGAAAAGATCCAAATGGGACCGAGTTCTTGATAGCCACCAAAGATTCACCGGAGCTAGATGCATCAACATTGGTGGTGGGGAAGGTGCTGGAGGGGATGGATGTTGTGGAGAGAATTTCAAAGGTCAAGACTGTTCAAGAGAACACAGGTTCCCCTTACTTCAGGTGATTGCTCTTCTAGAGCACCATTCCTCTGAGACTATTGAGCtaccttttgtttttttttttttactgatatCCAAACCTGGTGTTTCTTTTTGTGGTGGGCAGGGTGGCGAAGTTGATAGGCGATAAAAGGGCGGTTGTCGCAGAAAGAGGCTTTAACCGCCCATATTCGAAAGTCATCATCACCAACTGTGGATTAATAGATTAGAGCACTGGACTGTTTCATCCTCTCTTTTTTGCAGTAGGTGAGAGGAAGAAGAATACAATTTGTAGtcttttcattatttaaactCCAAGCAAGAGCAATTTTACCTGGCAGGTCTGAGACCTGATAGAAACCCATCTAGTCTGCTACTCTCAAATCAAGAATTCCATTAGGACCTTTGAGCCTAGGCAATAACAATAAATGAGCTCACCTAGTTCTTATACCAGGAAAAAAGATTCTTAAAAGATGCAACCAGATTGAATTCCAACTTGTTATGTGTGTGATACTAGATTTGGTGTTTTTCGATTTTTATTGTGGGCTTGCATTATCTTTGTTACCCTGTGAATGAATGTTTGGTACCCTGTAATACCATGCTTGGTAGATTTGCTTCAACCTATATGATAGAAATTCGTTCTTTGATTTTTTGGGTTGACAATATTAACAGCCTTTCAATGAAAACAATGGGATAATTAACCTTTATCTTATTTGTCAGGACAAAATAAAAGTCCTGTTTGAGAAAACAGTCATGAGACAGGAGGAATTTCATACAAAATACTGTAAGTTATTGCCGTTTACCAGTTTATTTTATCTGGCAAGTTGATTAATTCTACAAATGAAAGAGATGTCCATCAAACAAATAAAACAAATGAAGGGGATGAGATGATTTCCTTCTGGACATGCTTTTCCCATCCTCAGGAGCAATAAAGAAGCAGAAAGGACTGGCCCATGCTGCCTGACCAAATTCAGAAATTTTGTCACACCCAAGTGGCTTAGCGTTGTTTCCTTATCTTCTGCCATAACAATAAATGAGCTCTGCTAGTTCTTTGatccagagaaaaaaaaaaagaaaaaaaatcttagaaggTGCACCCAGGTTGAATTCCAACTTGCTATGTGTACAATGGTAGATTcggtttttttcaatttttattgtGAGCTTGCATTATCTTTGGTTCTGTGAAGCCTATGCTTAGTATATTTGCTTCAGCCTTTATGATAGAATGAATGTTTGTTGATTTTTTGGGGTGGACAATATTAACAGCCTTTCAATGAAAACAATGCTATAATGAACCTTTATCTTATTTCTCACAACAAAATAAAAGTCCTGCTTGAGATAACAGTCATGAGACAGTAGGAAATTCATACAAACTGCGAAGTTATTGCCATTTACCAGTTTATCATATCTGGCAAGTTGATGAATTCTACAAATGAAAGGGATGAGATGATCTCCATATGGACATGATTTTCTCATCCTCAGGGGCAATAAAGAAGCAGGAAGGACTAGCCTGTGCTGCCTGGAAACACAAGTGGCTTAGCGTTGTCTCCTAGCTTCCGCTATAAGCAGATTGTTGAGCTAGTATTGTAAATAATCTCCAAACTTGGTGATTATTTTGTGGTCAGCAGGGTGGTCATGTTGTTGGCAATAAAGGGTGCCTATCACAGAGAGAGGTCTCAATTCCCATTCACATAGGTGGTCATCACCAATTCCAGTAAaggaaaatgacataaactcaaggAAGCTAAACATCATGCAGAACAGATGGCAAAGTGATGATGAACCAGTTTGATAACCTGGTCTATTGGTCAtggagaaatataaataaataaaacaccCCATGTCCTTTGAAAAGATAGATGGGGAAAAAGTGCAGAAGTCTAATGCAATACAGGAACTGACCATAATCCATGAGTGTTTCAAGTTTCCAGTAGAAATACTGATTATTCAGTGCTTTAAAACTGACTGCTTTTCATAATCCATAGATGTTTCAAGTTTTCAGGTAGCAAAATTCTTTAGATTTCTTTTATGGTAAGAAATCTATAAAAAAGGAAAGACAATCTGATTGCGATGTGAAGTCCTCAAGGTTTGTTTTCCACATGTATCCTATTATTTTTATGGTTGTCTAGTTAAAAGACGGCATCTTAAAAAACTAGTGTaacatagctcattttatagtcaGTCTGTTTGCCGCCACATGGCCACTGCAAGCATGTCCAAATGACATCTTACCGAGCCATGAATCATCTTCAATTGCATCTAAAAACCCTTGAAATGCTGATTAGGTAAGCCTTAGTTCCAAAATTTCCTCGTTAAAGTTAGGCTTGCATCTCCTTATGACAATTGGAatatcatttattgattaatGATCAAACCTTAGATACAGCTAAAGAGAGTAGTCCAAGTTGAGCCTCACCAAACTGCGATCCAATTAATCAAATCAGCTTGCAGACTAGCCagaaaaaattattcaaatgCTTAAAAAATGCATTTCCCAAGTTCTCGCCACCATATAAGATTGTTCCGTAAGGGAATGAGCCCAGATTCTCCAACATTTCATGAGATTATATAAAGAGTCCAAAGCTAGCATAGATGTATAGGATCGATGTTTTCATCATTAGAAAATGAACTTGGTCTATGGGGCTCGTGTTCTGTTGTGGGACAGGGAACCTTAAAGCCCGAAGGACTTGCTAACATATTGGAAACTTAACAGA
This genomic window from Elaeis guineensis isolate ETL-2024a chromosome 13, EG11, whole genome shotgun sequence contains:
- the LOC105056332 gene encoding peptidyl-prolyl cis-trans isomerase CYP26-2, chloroplastic: MRQLLQSLNTPPQFHLSNPPPHPQIKAAKVARQGCKISRRDLTTRGSTVPFLLATYFWSSQAQANSDEPSTSISSPEADSMKSDCTNQPTTKKAFLDVSIDGEPAGRIIIGLYGDSTPFGSSRFASLVTGAAGISYRRKEFVKIMPNYIQHGGIRSYGADAELADRTGSNLATDSLVSEWEAANKTCPGTKNIAGSLGIVIRDPAKPPPKLKLVARKGKLEIDEEEVGKDPNGTEFLIATKDSPELDASTLVVGKVLEGMDVVERISKVKTVQENTGSPYFRVAKLIGDKRAVVAERGFNRPYSKVIITNCGLID